AAATATACGACGCATAATCGGCAATATACGTTATCGGTAATAAcgtttaataatcaaatattgtttttagcaCCACCATGTattccattttataataatataggtgggGATTAAAATTGTCAGATAGTTCCTATATATAAGCCATTTTACGTAAACAATGtgcacaataaattataatattccactACACCAAAGTACAATAcgcgtatttatttattctgttgCAGAACAAACACGGACACCGTCACAtcgaaactataataatattgtaacgagAGCTAACGGACGGCAttcgcaaaatataataataatataatatacaatatgatgcCATAGCGTATTGTACGATTCGTATACAACCGAAAtgaataaaacgtttttttttttttattattttttttttcatctacgacgcttacttttttttatcgtcTATTCGACgaacattcatattattattattattattattattattattaatatcgaatATCAGCTTTATATAATCCCCGGTGGCGGCAGAGACAGTAGCCGtcgtaatattgttatattatatagccgttAGGCGAAGATTCGATAAAAATTTCAACCGGATTTACACGACGTACGTCCCCGAAGGCTCCCGAATGAGCGCCATTGGAAAGTTTCGTTAAAGTTTTTAAGTGTTTCACCACgtcgtactataatattatattatatatacgtacgtGCATATACATATCGGATATGTACGTCGTACAATAATTGTCTACATATATAGATTCTACAACACATACACATTACTGCACGGTCGTCTGGAACTTGTTGAACTCGGCAAAAGTGGTATACGCTAactcgatatattataattattataaaagtacgcCGTTGGTATAATAGTCTCGTTTAAACCAGAGTGGTGTTCACGTCGCACACGCCTGCAaactatattatgcacatattatatcataataatataataattcaatattcgcGTGTATAAGACGCAGTGTGTGTTTATCCTAAGTCAATTTTtgagttttcaaaatattaaatattttcttttacacaagaaaaacaaaccatttgttgttgtttttaccGTGCCTAGTGGTTTTTAAggattttaaatcatattaatcgctatttttttttatgccaaTAGTCTGTCTTATAAGTGGTCTGGTGtcggtttttcaaattttctgcaaacctataaaattgaaaaattacattttgataggcaactacattttttatctgaaagaagaagacttcctaccgGCCTCATTGAACtccgacattttattttatttcaaataatctctatatatataaatggatcCCTTTTTCCCTTGGTCATCGCACTACGCGtgaacggctggaccgatttcaCTAATTCTTTTTTGTGTATTCGTAATTATCAGGACAAGGTTATTATGAAAGACCATTTTAGGAAAATCAactggaaaagtaggaaatatggatgtcaaaaatacaatagtggagcatctgtccagaaaaaaaataaactaaataataaaaaaatgtattgtttcagattaaaataataatagtgtattatacatatatgggttgctattggttaatcgggaatgtttgttgatttgtattattaattatcttcaataaatataataatatctatatataaatgaatgttggTGTGTAGAATAGACCTCTGGGAAAAAGGtgggttaatttaaaaaaggataaatttggtttttttattcatcggattttagtacggttaggttagattaggattttgtattaattgattatattaatccatcgtaggtggacaaacttgatataactttgatgCTCTAGAGTTAattcatacacttacgtacaaacagcacggggtccgcgatctaccgcaagtAGATTACCTAcgtgataatatactgctgcaaatcagaatttttattccaggcaacggAAAAAATAAGATAGGTAAGTTTTTAACactatacaccgaatattaaataattaattgaacaaagtttgaatcatatagagttggtacatttaacgggcatcAAAGTACACGAGATcagctatttttaataaaaatatatttatcaataataccgctagaaacatttcaatacgttttcattaaccgttTTTAGgattccgtacggtaaaacgggaccctattattAAGCCTctgctgtccgtccgtccgtctgtcaccaggctgtatctcatgaaccatgaaagttagaaagttgaaattttcacagattatatttatgttgctgctataacaacaaatactaaaaatcctataattataatataagcagtgttgccaacatatTTATAGATTTCGGTATGGAACCCTTCGTGTGCGAGTctgactcgcacttggccggtttttttttatatttacttgccgatcacattgaACAATACAATttggataaaaattataaatatcatcgtccaaaggcaaaataaacaaccaatctgCACGGCCGACTAGTGGTAAATATAATTCGTAAgaaaaatcttaacattttatagagTTTCAGATTTAAATGTTGATGAACAGAGTTCAATTCGGATgtagaatattacattttattagttaaaaaaaaaattatcaaattcgGTTGATTCTACAGAACATGATCATATTCCCGTAAAGCGTATTTTTGGGGAGTTTTCCGACTGCGTCCCGAAATgaccttttttaattttcctagTGCGTCCATTTttgtggacaaaattacattggcACCGGCTGTGGCTgccttaatattattagtagtaaCCCTTGAACTGTGCAATTGACTGAcgtattgttgtatattatttatttttattcgcgTCAGCTAATGGTTTCGTCGTGTAACAGAGCACGtcattatctataatttatacaatttgtcTATGTTATatctaagtataattattataacccaCCGCCATCAAAACTCAACACCGATCGATTCGCGCAATACACGagaaaatcgtttttatttacAAAGTTTCCAGCACGTTCTGctgaagaaaacaaaaaaagtgaTGTGCTAGCACTGATACCTTTCGATAGCTATTACACATGGGTCCGTGTAATCGACACTTTGGCGGACTTGACCTAGTAACCACGTTGCTAAGAAACAGTGCGTGTTAGCAGTTGCGGCGGCGGCGAAGCATATTATTTAGTTCTCCGACACTGTATCtaattgagaataatatttttcgactATTCCATTATTCTCGTCACCGCCTGGAAGGTTATTCGGACCGAAAACCTCTCAAAATGGCTTCGAACCATCGCAGTTGCGGCCCGTCCAGGATACAGTGGTTGGAACAGAAGTCCATGAAAAACGGATTCAAGCCCGGAGTGTACGAAAAGTACGGGCTGTATGTGGGCAACTGGGAAGACGACAAGAAACAAGGTGAGTTGACAATTAGTTATTGCAGAGGGTAGGTCAACCGATTAAATGTCGGTTTTAATCGTCGTGTTTTTCGATAATTTTGAGATGGGTTCCTGACATCATTcagataatattgtgttgttatttattttaacaatataggtaactatgtagctaaataataatatgcgtactATTGGTCTACATCTATCTAAACTGTCAATTTTCACTTTTATATACAGATTACTTTGATTTTTAGTTCCGTCTATGTAATTGTATTACTATAACTAAGTATTTAACGTACTCTATATTGcactgttatatattttataagttaattttccaataaatgaataaatattataaaatattatataatattatacaggatgcATCGAGGAAATTTGACAATTATTGCACATTAAAATACGTTGTATATACGTAAAGATAACCGTGATACACTAACTATATAACAACAATGCCATTGGGCGTGATTTAGAATAACCAAGTTTTAAAAAACCACGtgtcaaaacataattttactgagcttatatttttttgcttCATCATGTCTTATAATACATTACACGTAGGTGCTTTAAatgaatgatatattattgattgtacctattaatttgtttttttttttaatttaaaatatgaagtttatatctaaataaataaatcgtagtacctataaaaaaaaaaaaatatatatattgtattcttataaaaaatattaatagaataaatatggtaggtatttatcaataaatctaaATTGTTATCTATaacaattgataattataaattctcaAATTTGATTTAAACTCATAAacctaaatcataatattaagattttctattattcatttaaaaatatggtttttatttacgTTTTCATTATTCTCTTTTTTTCATTAGATACAAACGATTGACGATTCgattgtaaaaaattttttataagttgtattattaatcatatattgtttaaaacaatttgatcTTTCGAAATTGTACtcttttaaatcatataatatattggtataaattcaaaattgtaatattctgtgtttaaaatttttaaccatCATACAATATTCTCGTGTGGctactttaattttatatttttaacgcagCGATAAATATTGGGTTTTACGATGATgtgtttttctattgtttttcgtatatattgatttaaaatttaacataattaataatatctacacCTGCATGCCTTGAATGCCGTGACACAAGACATGATCagggaatattttaaatacttactacCTACAATAATTTAGATGTATGCAGTACGGgtcatattatagaatatttgttAGAAAGCTAACGAACAATTCATCATCttgagaatatattattttacctcgACCCAccgttgtttatttaaaaaaaaacaaatatgaatttttaataacaggTGAAGATTTTGAAACCCCCTGTTTAATGCGGACTTCTCAATAATAAAGTACACCCAAACCCTCAAAACCAACTATACAGCAGAATGACTATCGTTGTTACTCATTTTAGGACATTCGTTGGTCCTATTCCCTTTATGTCCATGATAATTTTGACCTAAGTTAATAAATTAGGAACAAACAAATTGAAGATAAGGTTACGCAACTATAATATAGACcctttattataacaaaaataaatcgataccttgtttgttgttattttttataaaaaaaaaaaaaatagttttaaaagtaaagtttaaatgacattttttatattgtaatattacgtGTCATCGACTAAAAACACAAGTCAAAATGCATGCTTATTATAATggaaaaaggttttttttttaattttcttttattaccgTAAAAAATGACTAAACCCAAACAAACACgagtttttaaaatcaaagtatataaaatatgaataattgtattGCTTATACATGAATATTGTTCCTTTATGATAATGGGATGatctaaatagtaattaaactaaattagcTATACTGTTAAACTTTCATAAGTTGGTtagcaatattttttgtttttttttgattagaactttcatttaattaatttttttaaaatacatcaaCTCTAATAAATCTGAGAATAAATCCAACATTGACAAAACACTCTGAAATAGCAAGCTAAGctttatagatttaaatgtacataatgtaataatataacttacaatTCTAATcaactatttattattgatttcaatttaagttaaaattacattttttcaaatggttacaaatattaaaatataatattgaaacaaaaataattaaatttggtaattttatggtttatagaaaatgctaatatagtaTAGTCTAATACAGTAGACATTTCATGGATatatacggtcatttttttttttttagtgtaacaccaaaaaccaaattttgtcaaaaacttatagtttgtataaaaatttcCGTCttgcatcaattttttttcctatacgattttgaaaactactgtgaattTCGATCTCCCAAATGCATCAAGTAGATTCACTTTTTCACAAGAAAAGATagtgaagttgaaaatcgaagcattatttcgattatCAACTACAATAAGAAGTACACagatgcataaaaaaaaaaaacgagccGCATcattataatcaatacattcactCAGATTCTAAAACGAaacgtatctatataatatcgttatttaaCACATATTAAGTCAATAATCAATAAAGTATCGCCGttcgtcatattataatctatttttttttataaaatcaactgtAATGCTGGTAACCACGGAGATAGTAATTGTAGTGATGGATGGACCATTTGGgtattatttgtatgatatgTATTTGTACGCAGTATGCTACATACAGTTTACaaaaaatacgataataatgTGGAAACCTCTAACACTTAGTgccgatgtatataatattacgctcGCGTAACTGACTTTTACGTTTATAGCGAATATTGTGCGACGATGTAGGTCAATTCATTAGTAggtcagttattattattattgaaaaagtaggttaggtacacaataatagactaggtattatattttggaAACTCCATGTACGACCCTGACCATTGCACAAGTTCggcagatatattatatattatttgtagtacataatatatgatatttgaaaaataatagcgATGGACGTTAAAATagattttgatgattttagtaggtacctattaaatcttttattttcagTCTATCTATATCACATTATTCACGAGAAATCTCTATATAATAATCGCTACCACGACCGTGGTAGTTAACTGAAATGActgtactttaaaattattgatagtaTTCGTTCGATGACAACGTTACTTTCGGTGAACAACAATAACCATCTGGaccttatatataaaatacgaacAGACACGACAAACTTGTTGCTAACCAAGACGTATACGTTCGACAGTGGTAGTACCCGATAGGGATCCGtcacaataaaatcatataggtaaaatattgtCGCTCGAGTACCTTAGTTTTACTACAAATATACTAGAATATTATGCTAAACGTAGGTTTTTGTATTCATTCACCGTATAGATTAAATACGTGAAAACACATCAAATTcatcttaatttgtttttttaatcttaattcATTCAGAGAGCATTttgcaatgataatattataatagtattgtaataactaatattattcattattaaaatgttataataatattattaaacaaaaaattgctgtctgggtaaaTAGTGTTCAAATGGTATTTTTaccaaaatgaaataataatattttaggtaggtatacaagcatcgaattatattttttcacgttTATGCGCGTTATTCATTATTACAAAACTGATTGTAGTAATATGCacgaaaaatctaaataaaatcatCCACTTaagctattttaatatttcccttTGCTCCGTCGTTCAATTGTTTAAAATCTGTACGGTGGGTTTTTATACTTAGGAAAAGGAAAAATGTTTTACAAGAACTATACAGTTTACGAGGGAGATTGGGTCGCGAACAAAAGACATGGTTTTGGCGTGCTGATGAAGAAAGTTGATGACCATTTTGTATACGTTTACGAAGGACAATGGATCAATAACCGATTCGTAAGTagtagtattaaaatatgtataggtatctatataatattacgtaggtacttatataatattatacgacttgAACACAATACCTATTGCTGAATAATGAATACAACAGTTTTCTCGTTAGTTAAGGCACTTAAAcgatcatatttttacaaatgacATACGGACGGTGTAGTATAGGTACACGACTTTAAAAATCTATCTTAAACAAGTTGACTGCTCTACCAATTTCTCTGATTTCGCCACGAACGCCTTGAGTATCGTACGTGCACTCAGGTTAGGGAAGTTTTATGAATCCGGTctgaatatcatatattataatattatgatactcaGTTTTTTTTAGTGTCTCTGGTACGGGGAGttccttagatataaataaataactaatctTGAAAAATGTCGAGTATCACACACGATAAGTACTCAAGAAGAAACTGGCaagtataagtaaaatattaaggtctataattgaaaattgtaggTACGTGTAATACACAAGACGGTCGACTTGTTGAGGATACacatttactttatttaaaactgtGATAGGTATCGCATAATATGCAGCCAACACGCGCTCAGAGTTTCATTTTATCTCTTTTATcctcattatatattatacctttagtaaatttattatttttgtaatatttaagaatttaaatttatagatacatcaacattttcaagaaaaataatctGCTTAACAATTTGAAGTAAATATAGAGGTGGTTCTCGCCAGAAAATAACAATTCCGTGTGTCCACAGTCTCCTTAAATGACATACAAAAAtcgaaatgttttcaaaaacgaTCTTAgagtttatgaaaaaataaaaattaaataaactcgATTACTTGTTGTCATATTATAGTGAAATGGTTATATCactctatatttatttatattgtaaaagttTTTCGAGGGGACGGGGTCAAATGACAATTATATCGAGACGTTGTGAACTtaccaatgtatattatattatcatagcaTGAGACACAGCACGATTTCGAGTGCTTCGCGAATTATTTATACCttacctacatttaatttacgtatataatatgcaataaacaCGATGacgataatagtattatattatagtcacgtTAATCGTCAAACGAGACGTTTCGGTGTTCGCGCTCAAAAAGTAGCGATTGCCGGTTTTATGCGAGCAATGGACTTTTATAATACCATAACATACAATGTTTATTATCGTCTTTATAAAGGCTAAAGGCAAATTGTACGAAGCGGGCGGCATTTACGATGGTAGCTTTTCCATGACCGGTAACAGAATAAAATGCGGTTACGGGACCATGCGGTGGAACGACGGTGCCATATACCAAGGTCATTGGCGAAACAAAGAACACGACGGCCGAGGAAAACTCACAGAAGGTGAAACTGCATTGCATTATGTcatttataactatacatattacctacatttatacAAGGTGTTAAATTTATCACCAAACTGCAGTTGTCTTatgtgttttcaaaaataatattgttgaaaattatatttctacctATTTGCTCGTCGTTACCTGTACCGAATTGCTTTTtaataaatcgtatttttattttttaaacaataacattaattttaaatgagaatatttttttcgaagatttttatgcttaaatataatttcgatcAAATAgtcaataagttataatatataggtacaattatttaaagcCTTTTGTTTTGATGAACACATGATGTACTGCCGTGCACTCAATTCTACTCGTATAAAATGCAAATGCTTGCAACTAGACCACGAATTTTatgcatttacatattatggaGTTatgcaaatttatataatagcgTTTTTCCACAAGAAATGCATATTTCATTGGTTCGTGGCGTAAAGGCCATATTGCATAAATAATTGCTTATTTTTTACATGAAATGAATTTGAAAGTTTATCACTGTCGACCGGAAGAGTTTCTAGCCGTCGTTATACTAGCCGATCCCGCgcacttaaaattgtaaattgttattgttcaaCTCATTTTGGGAGTAACTCGCTGCAGGAAGTGCAACTCGGCATTCTGAAAACGTCAGATGGCGGACAGTGGCGATAAGTGCAACTTGCCTaccttggtaggcaatgtgcgaaaattcggTTTGATTCAAACTTGTACTTGATATGCCCGTTTAGctaatggcaaccaataataaataaatactatttctgctaatattaatttttattgtcacCAATAGCTAAACAAACATTTCCGTCGTAAATGTcgaaatccctgtttgagcactatCCGGGCTCCTATTTATACTAGCGTGATGTTATATAGCCTTTCTCAATAAATGGACTatccaacacaaaaaaaattcaattcgaACCAATAGTTTTTGAGATTAGCGCTTTCAAACGAACAAACTCCTCAgctttataggtaataatagtatatataagtGAATCATAATTATCGTgttttaataagataatattatgttgtctttAATCATTTGCACACAACGCGCTCACATTTACAGCCAGTAACAATCGTTTAAAAAATTCTTTCTTAAATTCTgtagttttttgaaaaaataccgcataaaataaaacaaaccagACAATCCACTTTACCGAAAAACTACGTTGCAgacatttacataaaatatgtcttgGAGCAAATAAAGAGAAATATTGGTAAAAaacttgattataataaaattttggtATATGAGACTACAGAGACACAGAGTAGGTTCATGTTGGTGCCAAACCACGAATTTATTTAGTAGAAAACCAACCATAAACCtttcttttattgttatacacacATCATTGCTTTTAATCAATCGACTGTGACTTTACATAAGTCATGTAATCATCTCGTTCTTAAATGAGTTAATTATGtacaacaaaacaattatattgttaacaataacttttattaatttaatcaataattatgtttGGTCCACTATCTACTAGATCCTATACatcatgtacatttttaaattaaaataaatacattaataaaaagaaTCGAATTATGAAAACTTCATTTTAGgtgcatattttaacattatatattcataaattcaGGCTTTAATGTCACATAATATCTGCTTTGgtgcatattattgttataatcgaATTGTTTCTACTGCATGTAATTATTGTACGCAGTAATGTAGTGTTAACCTCATGgtctacttataaaaataatgattaactgGTTCGATgagtgtaaacattttttttttttttaaggaaaaatgaagttttggaatataaatataatatgtttagaacaCCTTAAATCCCAGTTGAGTCTGTTATTTTCCATCCGTTAGTTGCCAGTTGTAGGTACATAGCTATGATTGTTTGTATTAaggttattttatgtataaccaATGACCGTCGTTCTATTCAAAGTAAACTCATACCagccaatattaaaaaaaaaaaaacatagcacgctactcgatatttttcgcCTACAAGGAAAACctatgaatcatttttttttaatttaaaaaataaattcacaatttatACTACAGGTATAATGAGTAAGTGTGGTGACCTAATATAACAATTGACATACGTAACATTAATTGTAAGTAGGAAAGCTCCCAGACCCCAGCAGTTTCCACCTGACAAGAAATTgcctatgaatcataaatatgtttttgataataagtaaccatgacaaCTAAAACCTTACGAAGAATCGGTCAGGCACAAAAAAAACTGTATCTagctcaaaaatgtatttattttaatataaaatacgagtacctatataatatagattcgtCGCGgacaatattacaaattaggtacttaccataatatatatataaaatttgccaaataattattttttaaatgtaaaatattaagaaattatagtttattgcattgtattaaaatacttttagaaACTaactttttagttataaaataatcatcaaacatttttttttaattattgatctCAAGCATCGGCCTCTACGGCTGTTAGCATTTTGTAGGTGGGTTTCGGTTGTCTGAGAGGAACACGTGTATGTGGGGCAAGGATTCGTCTCTAAAAACCCGGGTGGTCGgccatccgggaactagcaaCGCCGGCCGATGCTTTACCTCAGAACACGCTAGTGACTGAGGCCAACCGCCGAGCCCCactgtcgtatattatatattatacctacttgctatgtaaaagtatattaatattattattaatgggggagtatcgatttttattttttgttttcaaaatatgtaattatacgCATCTTACAGTGAACGGTAACGTTTACGCCGGACAATGGAGAAATGGTTTGAGACACGGTGAAGGTGTGTACGTGTTCAAAGACAAAGGTCAATTGATGGAGGGCGTTTGGATCGGCGGAGAGCTGAAACTCAGCACCATCAGATATCTCGACGAATCGACCATTGCGCGAACACAATATGTGATGCCCGAGGTataataggcataatattattattatttttgtattgcgTATttcgtatgaaaaaaaaaattgtgtttgacattatatatacataaatcataaatgtttaGAATAACGGAGATTAAACGGgacgtatatagtaatatttttatatgatctGTTAATATAGATTTCCAAATCTGACGAGAAAAGTATAGGAGAAGAGTACGAGAACGCGAAATCGAAAATGCTCAAAAACCTGTGAAAAATATCGTAATCGTTGCGTTaggaatttatacattttataaaataatattaaattgtgagtataatataatgtatacggtATGATATAACAATCTACCATAGTATATTGTGTACTACCGAAGGGTAGGGGGCAGTGTCGAAATCGTCTGGCTGAGcgtgaataatttttatgttttttccgTGATCTGATAATGCAGTCGAGAAATGCCATGTCGTTTCGGTTGCTCCCATTCAGAAGGACAGTTTTACGAGTTTGCCAAATAATAAGGATAATACATTAAGCACGGTAGATTTAAACTAGGAATCCCGAATCGGTATCTGAATATTTCGGTTCAGCTCCTTTTGTTA
This portion of the Acyrthosiphon pisum isolate AL4f chromosome A1, pea_aphid_22Mar2018_4r6ur, whole genome shotgun sequence genome encodes:
- the LOC100164956 gene encoding MORN repeat-containing protein 3-like; the encoded protein is MASNHRSCGPSRIQWLEQKSMKNGFKPGVYEKYGLYVGNWEDDKKQGKGKMFYKNYTVYEGDWVANKRHGFGVLMKKVDDHFVYVYEGQWINNRFAKGKLYEAGGIYDGSFSMTGNRIKCGYGTMRWNDGAIYQGHWRNKEHDGRGKLTEVNGNVYAGQWRNGLRHGEGVYVFKDKGQLMEGVWIGGELKLSTIRYLDESTIARTQYVMPEISKSDEKSIGEEYENAKSKMLKNL